The proteins below are encoded in one region of Helianthus annuus cultivar XRQ/B chromosome 2, HanXRQr2.0-SUNRISE, whole genome shotgun sequence:
- the LOC110909242 gene encoding uncharacterized protein LOC110909242 isoform X2: MVWKFKACVVVDWVSYLVAWEIRFRIEFGWPRFGFWCPRCPLVSKHGKTVEWTTKDLLQGLEEFVPIYETRPIKNNMYGMGFDHSFGLWFITRWLKPDLMIESGAFKGHSTWVLRQAMPNTRIISITPRHPEKYLKKGAAYVDGNCTYFAGKDFVDFGSIDWSTVMKKHGVSDLSRVLIFFDDHQSELKRLKQALKAGFTNLVFEDNYDTGTGDHYSLRQICDQFYIQGGGHSCFEDSDEARVRSVRKKFWEKAVDTQELCGPGESWWGVRGYMRDDFNHTNKPISYSQHFQNSRYVESILDLYWELPPVAGPSLTHQTRYDPARAPSPIVEDGRFRLFQRLGLSRLEPSVFNGYTQMVYVQISDKES; this comes from the exons ATGGTGTGGAAGTTTAAGGCCTGTGTGGTGGTTGATTGGGTGAGCTATTTAGTAGCGTGGGAAATAAGGTTTAGGATTGAGTTTGGATGGCCTCGATTTGGATTTTGGTGCCCTAGGTGTCCCCTGGT ATCGAAACACGGAAAAACCGTCGAATGGACAACTAAAGATCTACTCCAAGGTCTCGAAGAATTCGTACCGATCTACGAAACCCGACCCATTAAGAACAACATGTACGGGATGGGTTTCGATCACAGTTTCGGGCTCTGGTTTATCACACGATGGCTGAAACCCGACCTCATGATTGAAAGTGGGGCTTTCAAGGGGCATTCCACGTGGGTATTGAGACAAGCAATGCCAAACACCCGAATTATCTCGATTACGCCACGTCATCCTGAGAAATATCTTAAAAAAGGGGCAGCGTATGTTGATGGGAACTGCACGTATTTTGCTGGAAAAGATTTTGTTGATTTTGGGAGTATTGATTGGTCGACTGTGATGAAGAAACATGGTGTTAGTGATTTGAGTCGTGTTCTTATATTTTTTGATGATCATCAAAGCGAATTAAAAAG ATTAAAGCAGGCATTGAAAGCTGGCTTTACAAATCTTGTTTTTGAGGACAACTATGATACAGGAACTGGAGATCACTATTCCTTACGACAAATATGTGATCAGTTTTACATACAAG GAGGTGGGCATAGCTGCTTTGAAGACAGCGATGAAGCAAGGGTGAGATCGGTAAGAAAAAAATTCTGGGAAAAAGCAGTAGACACGCAAGAACTCTGCGGGCCCGGTGAATCGTGGTGGGGAGTTCGAGGTTACATGCGCGATGATTTTAATCACACGAATAAACCAATATCATACTCGCAACATTTCCAAAACAGTCGGTATGTGGAATCAATACTTGATCTTTATTGGGAATTGCCACCTGTCGCTGGCCCGTCGCTTACTCATCAAACGAGATACGACCCGGCCCGTGCACCGAGCCCGATTGTTGAAGACGGAAGGTTTCGCTTGTTTCAAAGACTTGGTTTATCTAGACTTGAGCCTTCTGTGTTTAATGGGTATACTCAAATGGTATATGTTCAGATATCTGATAAAGAGTCATAG
- the LOC110909242 gene encoding uncharacterized protein LOC110909242 isoform X1: MLARVLSMRRGAHTEEEDELDEHSQDDSKTRKHLSIATRITNYFTRTGYLCPTIITAIIILIITSYFLQSRDLLCVSSISSFDRLSRTRFFGLDGLDSDFGALGVPWCRSKHGKTVEWTTKDLLQGLEEFVPIYETRPIKNNMYGMGFDHSFGLWFITRWLKPDLMIESGAFKGHSTWVLRQAMPNTRIISITPRHPEKYLKKGAAYVDGNCTYFAGKDFVDFGSIDWSTVMKKHGVSDLSRVLIFFDDHQSELKRLKQALKAGFTNLVFEDNYDTGTGDHYSLRQICDQFYIQGGGHSCFEDSDEARVRSVRKKFWEKAVDTQELCGPGESWWGVRGYMRDDFNHTNKPISYSQHFQNSRYVESILDLYWELPPVAGPSLTHQTRYDPARAPSPIVEDGRFRLFQRLGLSRLEPSVFNGYTQMVYVQISDKES; this comes from the exons ATGTTAGCTCGAGTTCTCTCAATGCGCAGAGGAGCTCACACGGAGGAAGAAGACGAACTCGACGAACACTCACAAGACGATTCCAAAACTAGAAAACACCTCTCAATCGCCACACGAATCACCAACTACTTCACCCGAACAGGTTACCTCTGCCCTACTATCATCACCGCTATAATAATCCTCATAATCACCTCCTATTTCCTTCAATCTCGTGATCTCCTCTGCGTTTCCTCCATTTCTTCCTTCGATCGCCTCTCTCGCACTCGCTTCTTCGGTTTGGATGGCCTCGATTCCGATTTTGGTGCCCTAGGTGTCCCCTGGT GCAGATCGAAACACGGAAAAACCGTCGAATGGACAACTAAAGATCTACTCCAAGGTCTCGAAGAATTCGTACCGATCTACGAAACCCGACCCATTAAGAACAACATGTACGGGATGGGTTTCGATCACAGTTTCGGGCTCTGGTTTATCACACGATGGCTGAAACCCGACCTCATGATTGAAAGTGGGGCTTTCAAGGGGCATTCCACGTGGGTATTGAGACAAGCAATGCCAAACACCCGAATTATCTCGATTACGCCACGTCATCCTGAGAAATATCTTAAAAAAGGGGCAGCGTATGTTGATGGGAACTGCACGTATTTTGCTGGAAAAGATTTTGTTGATTTTGGGAGTATTGATTGGTCGACTGTGATGAAGAAACATGGTGTTAGTGATTTGAGTCGTGTTCTTATATTTTTTGATGATCATCAAAGCGAATTAAAAAG ATTAAAGCAGGCATTGAAAGCTGGCTTTACAAATCTTGTTTTTGAGGACAACTATGATACAGGAACTGGAGATCACTATTCCTTACGACAAATATGTGATCAGTTTTACATACAAG GAGGTGGGCATAGCTGCTTTGAAGACAGCGATGAAGCAAGGGTGAGATCGGTAAGAAAAAAATTCTGGGAAAAAGCAGTAGACACGCAAGAACTCTGCGGGCCCGGTGAATCGTGGTGGGGAGTTCGAGGTTACATGCGCGATGATTTTAATCACACGAATAAACCAATATCATACTCGCAACATTTCCAAAACAGTCGGTATGTGGAATCAATACTTGATCTTTATTGGGAATTGCCACCTGTCGCTGGCCCGTCGCTTACTCATCAAACGAGATACGACCCGGCCCGTGCACCGAGCCCGATTGTTGAAGACGGAAGGTTTCGCTTGTTTCAAAGACTTGGTTTATCTAGACTTGAGCCTTCTGTGTTTAATGGGTATACTCAAATGGTATATGTTCAGATATCTGATAAAGAGTCATAG